In the bacterium genome, one interval contains:
- a CDS encoding helix-turn-helix domain-containing protein, with the protein MLFPEPPAGAEHLRALSRERDPELLFAGLWHWARNQERNGHPESALRAYRLLQQNEATPSAFRERASERLAVWSGGGSFGAQAEHFLQETADHALSPPALLAMAGAGLTFRASRLLFLRCLGEAGLRGAGLSAVAGGAAFNLEALSFPLLNRLTHTAFGRPADWSRSAVERDVLSSYLFLGGMRGAGMASRKLRVDRFTRQASIYGGVVAGTYLESLAGLKHFDSPSHLLAHSLGTYLQFQIAGRALHEALGPGFGRMESRMDQWAAALEKPFSSPLPIGVMAMAEGPTIANMSQGLPADFFPARPSSTGLRLAEPTPETPARSRAEIAAILLKHRGNHDAAAVELGLSPQTLRRRLEAEDGFSEFSVFSGRRMLFYRPALSRAHSVFGADLYRARSLEELGLSLPASRFLSRLEIQSLWDLLLTQRNEFHQAASAEEPVTAISAHLREIEQKFDRRIANGQSTVLPNHPLGEGDVKSAIGQIFRDYPIEHLGLEPRIDTILGVAGIHTVGELMARPIPRWIPRDGVPPQSSPGTREALTDSVIRSVYALMNGAPPRRYRPPVPDRPSLELPLPLLPERPPRLEGVEEADLIRRMIAFEGRLDRVAESFSRPPRDLLDFIQRHDANSELNIYQIYGKGTMLFYTPALRQAMSLWGEKAHRGDSLAGLGLDETQLSQLRAMGVESLRDVFLLTDRDFEKTFGSLGAREAMAGLDPNFQSFLNREGLDRHHLVFRPGLIKDAIGQTYARKPLAALDLPPITRKLLEDRGLSTIGALMARPIPDWIRQSQFEGSPDAGYRKAEQLDRVIRSTYALLLADYRPMQ; encoded by the coding sequence TTGCTCTTTCCGGAGCCGCCAGCCGGTGCCGAGCACTTGCGCGCTTTGAGCCGAGAGCGGGACCCGGAGCTGCTCTTCGCCGGCTTATGGCATTGGGCCCGAAACCAAGAACGAAACGGCCATCCCGAATCGGCCCTCCGGGCTTATCGGCTCCTCCAGCAAAACGAAGCAACCCCCTCAGCCTTTCGAGAGCGGGCAAGCGAGCGCCTCGCGGTTTGGAGCGGTGGCGGATCCTTCGGAGCCCAGGCCGAGCATTTCCTGCAGGAAACGGCCGATCATGCGCTTTCTCCACCGGCGCTACTCGCAATGGCCGGAGCCGGCTTGACGTTCCGGGCTTCCCGGCTCTTGTTTCTGCGTTGCCTCGGTGAAGCCGGCCTGCGCGGCGCCGGCCTGAGTGCCGTTGCCGGCGGAGCCGCCTTCAACCTCGAAGCTCTTTCCTTCCCCCTCTTGAATCGCTTGACCCACACCGCCTTCGGCCGGCCGGCCGACTGGAGCCGAAGCGCCGTGGAGCGGGATGTCCTTTCAAGCTATCTCTTCTTGGGGGGGATGCGAGGGGCCGGGATGGCCTCTCGGAAATTGCGGGTGGATCGCTTCACCCGGCAGGCTTCGATCTACGGCGGTGTCGTCGCCGGCACTTATTTGGAAAGCCTGGCCGGACTGAAGCATTTCGACTCCCCCAGCCATCTACTGGCCCACTCGCTGGGAACCTACCTCCAATTTCAGATCGCCGGACGAGCCCTCCATGAAGCTCTGGGCCCGGGTTTCGGTCGAATGGAATCGCGTATGGACCAATGGGCCGCGGCATTGGAGAAACCGTTCTCGAGCCCCTTGCCGATCGGCGTCATGGCAATGGCCGAAGGCCCCACCATCGCGAACATGAGCCAGGGATTGCCGGCGGACTTTTTTCCGGCCCGTCCCTCCTCCACCGGGCTGCGGCTCGCCGAGCCGACGCCGGAGACTCCGGCCCGCTCGAGGGCTGAAATCGCCGCCATCTTGCTCAAGCACCGCGGCAATCACGATGCCGCCGCAGTCGAGCTCGGACTTTCGCCGCAAACCCTGCGGCGCCGGCTCGAGGCCGAAGACGGGTTTTCGGAGTTCAGCGTGTTCAGCGGCCGGCGGATGCTTTTTTACCGGCCGGCCTTGAGTCGGGCCCATTCGGTCTTCGGCGCCGACCTCTATCGTGCTCGGAGCCTCGAGGAATTGGGGCTGAGCCTGCCGGCCAGCCGCTTCCTTTCGCGCTTGGAGATCCAAAGCCTTTGGGACCTTTTGCTCACCCAACGAAACGAATTTCACCAAGCGGCGAGTGCCGAGGAACCGGTCACCGCCATTTCGGCCCATTTGAGGGAAATCGAGCAGAAGTTCGATCGCCGAATAGCCAATGGCCAAAGCACGGTCCTGCCCAACCATCCGCTGGGCGAGGGCGACGTTAAATCGGCGATCGGCCAAATTTTCCGGGATTATCCCATCGAGCATTTGGGGCTGGAGCCGCGGATCGACACGATCCTGGGCGTGGCCGGAATCCATACGGTCGGTGAGCTCATGGCTCGGCCCATCCCTCGCTGGATTCCCCGCGACGGCGTCCCGCCGCAGTCCTCGCCCGGCACCCGCGAGGCTTTGACCGATTCGGTGATTCGCTCCGTCTATGCGCTGATGAACGGCGCTCCCCCCCGGCGCTATCGGCCGCCGGTGCCCGACCGGCCCAGCCTCGAGTTGCCGTTGCCGCTGTTGCCGGAGCGCCCACCGAGGTTGGAAGGCGTCGAGGAAGCTGACTTAATCCGTCGCATGATCGCTTTCGAGGGCCGGCTTGACCGGGTCGCCGAGTCCTTCTCGCGACCGCCGCGGGACCTGCTCGACTTCATCCAAAGGCACGATGCCAACTCCGAGCTGAATATCTATCAAATCTACGGCAAGGGAACGATGCTCTTCTATACGCCGGCCCTGCGCCAAGCGATGTCGCTTTGGGGAGAAAAGGCCCATCGCGGCGATTCGTTGGCCGGACTCGGATTGGATGAAACTCAGCTCTCGCAGCTTCGGGCGATGGGGGTGGAATCGCTGCGCGACGTTTTCCTGCTCACTGACCGCGATTTCGAAAAAACCTTCGGCAGCCTCGGGGCCCGCGAAGCGATGGCCGGCCTCGATCCGAACTTCCAAAGCTTCCTCAATCGTGAGGGCCTCGACCGGCACCATCTCGTCTTCCGTCCCGGTTTAATCAAGGATGCGATAGGCCAGACCTACGCTCGCAAACCGCTGGCCGCGCTGGACCTTCCGCCAATCACCCGGAAGCTTCTCGAGGACCGGGGCCTGAGCACCATCGGCGCCTTGATGGCTCGCCCGATTCCGGATTGGATTCGACAATCTCAATTCGAAGGGTCACCCGATGCCGGTTACCGGAAGGCCGAGCAGCTCGACCGGGTGATCCGGAGCACCTACGCCTTGCTCTTGGCAGATTATCGGCCGATGCAGTAG
- the ettA gene encoding energy-dependent translational throttle protein EttA translates to MSNEAEKIIFSMVRVSRVHPPKKQVLKDISLSFYYGAKIGVLGLNGAGKSSLLRIIAGVDKEYQGEVTFSKGYTVGLLEQEPRLDPEKTVREVVEEGCGDIVKLLKEYEEINNSFANPMSDDEMQKLIERQAEVQEKIEAAGAWELDSKLELAMDSFRCPPADAKIANLSGGEKRRVALTRLLLSEPDVLLLDEPTNHLDAESVYFLERQLQAYKGTVIAVTHDRYFLDNVAGWILELDRGYGIPWKGNYSSWLEQKERRLAQEEKADDKRLKTLERELEWIRQTPGARRAKSKARITQYENLLAQENEKRQDDIEIYIPPGPRLGELVVEAQGVSKAYGDNLLFENLNFKLPQGGIVGVIGPNGAGKTTLFKMIMGVEKPDGGSFKIGETVKLGYVDQNRFSATDDKKTVYDVVSGGLETLKLGNREVNARAYLARFNFSGTDQQKPISVLSGGERNRVHLALTLKDAGNVLLLDEPTNDLDVNTLRALEVAMENFVGCAVIISHDRWFLDRIATHVLAFEGESQVVWFEGNFSDYEEDKKRRLGPEAEKIHRIKYKKFKR, encoded by the coding sequence ATGTCGAACGAAGCCGAGAAAATCATCTTTTCGATGGTCCGGGTCAGCCGGGTCCATCCACCCAAAAAGCAGGTCCTGAAGGACATTTCGCTGTCATTTTATTACGGCGCCAAGATAGGCGTACTGGGACTCAACGGGGCGGGGAAGAGCAGCCTGCTGCGGATCATCGCCGGCGTCGACAAGGAATACCAGGGCGAGGTGACTTTCTCCAAGGGCTACACCGTCGGCCTCCTCGAGCAGGAACCCCGGCTCGACCCCGAGAAGACCGTTCGGGAGGTGGTGGAGGAGGGCTGCGGCGACATCGTCAAGCTCCTCAAGGAGTACGAGGAGATCAACAACAGCTTCGCCAATCCGATGTCGGACGACGAGATGCAGAAGCTCATCGAGCGCCAAGCCGAGGTCCAGGAAAAGATCGAGGCCGCCGGCGCCTGGGAGCTCGACAGCAAGCTCGAGCTGGCGATGGACTCCTTTCGCTGCCCGCCGGCCGACGCCAAGATCGCCAACCTTTCCGGCGGCGAGAAACGGCGGGTGGCCCTGACTCGCCTCTTGCTGAGCGAGCCCGACGTCCTGTTGCTGGACGAACCGACCAACCATCTTGACGCCGAATCGGTCTATTTCCTCGAGCGCCAGCTTCAGGCCTACAAGGGCACCGTCATCGCCGTCACCCACGACCGCTATTTCTTGGACAACGTGGCCGGCTGGATTTTGGAATTGGACCGGGGCTACGGAATTCCCTGGAAAGGCAATTACTCCTCCTGGCTCGAGCAGAAGGAGCGGCGCCTGGCCCAGGAAGAGAAAGCCGACGACAAGCGGCTCAAGACCCTGGAGCGGGAGTTGGAATGGATCCGCCAGACCCCCGGTGCCCGCCGCGCCAAAAGCAAGGCCCGCATCACCCAATACGAAAACTTGCTGGCCCAAGAGAACGAGAAGCGGCAAGACGACATCGAGATCTACATCCCGCCGGGCCCGCGGCTCGGCGAGCTGGTCGTCGAGGCCCAGGGCGTCAGCAAGGCCTACGGCGACAATCTTTTGTTCGAGAATCTCAATTTCAAGCTGCCCCAGGGCGGGATCGTCGGCGTGATCGGCCCCAACGGCGCCGGTAAAACGACGCTTTTTAAGATGATCATGGGCGTGGAAAAGCCCGACGGCGGCAGCTTCAAGATCGGCGAGACGGTCAAGCTGGGTTACGTCGATCAGAACCGCTTCTCGGCCACCGATGACAAGAAGACGGTCTACGACGTGGTTTCGGGCGGCCTCGAAACCTTAAAGCTCGGCAACCGCGAGGTCAATGCCCGCGCCTACTTGGCCCGATTCAATTTCTCGGGCACCGACCAGCAAAAGCCGATCAGCGTCCTCTCCGGCGGCGAGCGCAACCGGGTCCATTTGGCTCTCACCTTGAAAGACGCCGGCAACGTCCTGCTGCTCGACGAGCCGACCAACGACCTCGACGTCAACACCCTTCGGGCGCTGGAGGTGGCGATGGAAAATTTCGTCGGCTGCGCGGTCATCATCAGCCACGACCGCTGGTTTCTCGACCGGATCGCGACCCATGTACTAGCCTTCGAGGGTGAGAGTCAGGTAGTATGGTTCGAGGGGAATTTCTCGGATTACGAAGAAGACAAGAAGCGGCGGCTCGGTCCCGAGGCCGAGAAAATCCACCGCATCAAATACAAGAAGTTCAAGCGTTAG